The bacterium genome includes a region encoding these proteins:
- a CDS encoding DUF4349 domain-containing protein, with protein MKTRIFSALLFVLTLALVSGCSEGTQDPYSKYYSNESGSTTAEADRNRALGEYQESVQTALEGATGNVAATAPLGGFAGGGQADVARTGVTEVEKGNVGMPTAEENTPGPAGDEAEADVTTETETIAMERKLIYETSMTVVVDDLDQGRQDVEEIVKANHKEGTTPVFITQQQVDREVGRVGRIHYTIRCHADVRERVVAALREVGEVWAEDSTVEDVTRRYYDLEKQQDLLEADYAIAKAAFAEAEARGARAAELEMLKAEMERISEALGETKGQLKGFDDLITLPTIYLTLEEKDPTTSYSGWRVVEEGFTVAYKAIVNILKFVIIIVGVGLVVALLFLPTFLLVRWIVRSVQRTRVKE; from the coding sequence ATGAAAACACGCATTTTCTCGGCACTCCTTTTCGTTCTGACCCTGGCGCTCGTATCGGGGTGCAGCGAGGGGACGCAGGACCCCTACTCCAAGTACTACTCCAACGAGAGCGGCTCAACGACAGCGGAAGCGGACCGGAATCGGGCCCTCGGGGAGTACCAGGAGTCGGTCCAGACCGCCCTGGAAGGAGCCACCGGGAACGTCGCCGCCACCGCCCCCTTGGGCGGGTTCGCCGGGGGCGGCCAGGCCGACGTGGCGCGTACCGGCGTAACCGAAGTCGAGAAGGGGAACGTCGGGATGCCCACCGCCGAGGAGAACACACCCGGACCGGCCGGAGACGAGGCCGAGGCCGACGTCACCACCGAGACAGAAACCATCGCTATGGAGCGCAAGCTCATCTACGAGACTTCCATGACCGTGGTGGTGGACGACCTGGATCAGGGCCGCCAGGATGTGGAAGAAATCGTCAAGGCCAACCACAAGGAGGGCACCACCCCGGTCTTCATCACCCAACAGCAGGTGGACCGCGAGGTGGGCCGCGTGGGGCGCATCCACTACACCATCCGCTGCCATGCCGACGTCCGCGAGCGGGTCGTCGCGGCGCTGCGCGAGGTGGGCGAGGTGTGGGCCGAGGATTCCACCGTGGAGGACGTCACCCGGCGCTACTACGATCTGGAGAAGCAGCAGGATCTTCTGGAGGCCGACTACGCCATCGCCAAGGCCGCCTTCGCGGAGGCCGAGGCCCGGGGCGCCCGCGCCGCGGAGCTCGAAATGCTGAAGGCCGAGATGGAGCGCATCTCCGAAGCGCTCGGCGAGACCAAGGGCCAGCTCAAGGGCTTCGACGACCTGATCACCCTGCCCACAATCTACCTCACCCTGGAGGAGAAGGACCCGACCACCAGCTACTCGGGCTGGCGCGTGGTCGAGGAGGGCTTCACCGTCGCCTACAAGGCCATCGTCAACATCCTGAAGTTCGTCATCATCATCGTCGGCGTGGGTCTCGTGGTCGCGCTCCTCTTCCTGCCGACCTTCCTCCTCGTGCGCTGGATCGTCCGGTCGGTGCAGCGGACTCGGGTCAAGGAGTAG
- a CDS encoding DUF4349 domain-containing protein: MHRLITTLAVLVAGLGFAQEQGPEGTEIYQTFSGRLVVTVDDFEKASAEAKAALPSDRGTLLNIESSQTKDELDEIHLEYVVRADYAEELLAKLTALGEVIVEETGLTDVTKRVGELRDEVDTRTARVAELEKEADRPGLTMDDRIAVQRDLSREKSELERASGTLAKLLDDTKMYPLEVTLVEGYVDRMTEVEQALFTIVLPGLALLIAAFFLGRLLGKRGGGKDA, encoded by the coding sequence ATGCACAGGCTGATAACGACGCTCGCCGTTCTGGTCGCTGGGCTCGGCTTCGCCCAGGAACAGGGGCCGGAGGGAACCGAAATTTACCAGACCTTCTCCGGCCGCCTGGTGGTGACGGTGGACGACTTTGAAAAAGCCTCCGCGGAGGCCAAGGCGGCCCTTCCCTCCGATCGCGGGACGCTCTTGAACATCGAGTCGAGCCAAACCAAGGACGAACTGGACGAAATTCACCTGGAGTACGTCGTCCGGGCGGACTACGCCGAAGAGCTCCTGGCCAAGCTCACCGCCCTGGGCGAGGTGATAGTGGAGGAGACGGGGCTCACCGACGTTACGAAACGGGTCGGCGAGCTGCGCGATGAGGTGGACACCCGCACCGCCCGGGTCGCGGAACTGGAGAAAGAGGCCGACCGGCCGGGGCTGACGATGGACGACCGAATCGCCGTCCAGCGCGACCTGTCGAGGGAAAAAAGCGAGCTCGAGCGCGCCTCGGGCACTCTGGCCAAGCTCCTGGATGACACGAAGATGTACCCCCTCGAGGTCACCCTGGTCGAGGGGTACGTGGACCGGATGACCGAGGTCGAACAGGCGCTCTTCACCATCGTGCTGCCCGGCCTGGCCCTCTTGATCGCGGCTTTCTTCCTGGGCCGGCTGCTGGGCAAACGCGGGGGAGGCAAGGATGCGTAA
- a CDS encoding DUF4349 domain-containing protein: MRKSINKGLKPLVSGAVFLGLILLPALALATAPGETIDWANVEHARSPEPAGDEVTLTLPLPGDQIGYETVTRPRMIEVEVGLIVLVDDFSQALAEIQGAFKGEDGFIAQLSYIRPYEEPSAGRVIFQIRTDVRDDLVKKLSALGEVIQEERTSTDVSQEFYAQKRELEDLQARMTALRQELKEETSPARVQNLERDLADLERQAADLLIANPQLDGNVGLTSIFLTLTEDEGIIPEPGTDLLNRGVSEGYIALMNVVRVLIIVLVVGVPVGLLGLAVYLPLRRAVKRRAKKAPTGGA, encoded by the coding sequence ATGCGTAAATCCATAAACAAGGGGCTTAAGCCCCTTGTCTCGGGCGCGGTATTCCTGGGGCTGATCCTCCTTCCCGCCCTCGCCCTGGCGACGGCGCCGGGGGAGACGATTGACTGGGCGAACGTCGAGCACGCCCGGTCTCCCGAGCCGGCCGGGGACGAGGTGACGCTCACCCTCCCGCTCCCCGGCGACCAGATCGGCTACGAGACGGTCACCCGCCCGCGGATGATCGAGGTCGAGGTCGGCCTCATCGTCCTGGTTGACGACTTCAGCCAGGCGCTCGCCGAAATTCAAGGCGCCTTCAAAGGCGAGGACGGCTTCATCGCCCAACTCTCCTACATCCGCCCCTACGAGGAACCGTCGGCGGGGCGGGTCATCTTCCAGATCCGCACGGACGTCCGCGACGACTTGGTGAAGAAACTCTCCGCCCTGGGAGAGGTCATCCAGGAGGAGCGCACCAGCACCGACGTCAGCCAGGAGTTCTACGCCCAAAAACGGGAATTGGAGGACCTGCAGGCCCGGATGACGGCACTCCGGCAGGAACTGAAAGAGGAGACCTCGCCGGCGCGCGTCCAGAACCTCGAGCGGGACCTAGCCGACCTGGAGCGCCAGGCGGCCGACCTTTTAATCGCCAACCCCCAGCTCGACGGCAACGTGGGCCTCACCTCGATTTTTCTGACCCTCACCGAGGACGAGGGTATCATCCCCGAGCCGGGCACCGACCTCCTCAACCGCGGCGTGTCCGAAGGCTACATCGCGCTCATGAACGTGGTGCGCGTCCTCATCATCGTCCTCGTAGTCGGCGTGCCCGTGGGGTTGCTGGGTCTGGCGGTATATCTCCCGCTCCGGCGGGCGGTGAAGAGGCGCGCGAAAAAAGCCCCCACCGGCGGAGCTTAA